One segment of Streptomyces sp. NBC_00102 DNA contains the following:
- a CDS encoding RNA ligase: MTDLDTLLPPADLAAAMEAGHVSRKTHPTLPLSIYTYTRECQYGHVWTPVTMRCRGLVADDLSGAVVALPFPKIFLTAMHGAHDFAPPLPAEPFEIFEKTDGSLIIVFHYDGRWHAASKGSFVSGQAQWAQAVLDAADLSGLDPELTYLAEAVYPANRVVVDYGRREDLVLLAAYRPADRVEEPLSSVAPGWKPIGTVVRSWGLRDGLAELERLAATSTTLDGVRADGTDEEGYVIRYASGARAKIKLSAYLALHKLFTGTNERTVWEVLASGQDPAVLFDEVPDEFADWTRAVAASLRERHDRLVERAREEYGRVVAALPAGADRKAFALEAAGAEHRGVLFLLHDGRDDAVSAWAWREVKPRGDRPFRDAED; encoded by the coding sequence ATGACCGACCTCGACACCCTCCTGCCGCCCGCCGACCTCGCCGCCGCCATGGAGGCCGGCCACGTCAGCCGGAAAACCCATCCGACCCTGCCCCTGTCGATCTACACCTACACGCGAGAATGCCAGTACGGGCACGTGTGGACGCCGGTCACCATGCGCTGCCGTGGTCTGGTCGCCGACGACCTCTCCGGCGCGGTGGTCGCCCTGCCGTTCCCGAAGATCTTCCTGACGGCCATGCACGGAGCGCACGACTTCGCCCCGCCGCTGCCCGCCGAGCCGTTCGAGATATTCGAGAAGACGGACGGTTCGCTGATCATCGTCTTCCACTACGACGGCCGCTGGCACGCCGCGTCGAAGGGAAGCTTCGTCTCCGGGCAGGCCCAGTGGGCCCAGGCCGTCCTCGACGCCGCCGACCTGTCCGGCCTCGACCCCGAACTCACCTACCTCGCCGAGGCGGTCTACCCCGCCAATCGGGTCGTCGTCGACTACGGGCGGCGCGAAGACCTCGTCCTCCTCGCCGCCTACCGGCCGGCCGACCGCGTGGAGGAACCGCTGTCCTCCGTCGCCCCGGGCTGGAAGCCCATCGGCACGGTCGTCCGGTCCTGGGGTCTGCGGGACGGTCTCGCGGAACTGGAGCGGCTGGCCGCCACGAGCACCACCCTGGACGGAGTGAGGGCCGACGGTACGGACGAGGAGGGGTACGTCATCCGCTACGCCTCCGGAGCCAGGGCGAAGATCAAGCTGTCCGCCTACCTCGCCCTGCACAAGCTGTTCACCGGCACCAACGAACGGACCGTCTGGGAAGTGCTGGCGTCCGGTCAGGACCCGGCAGTCCTGTTCGACGAGGTGCCCGACGAGTTCGCCGACTGGACCCGCGCCGTCGCGGCCTCTCTGCGCGAGCGGCACGACCGGCTCGTCGAGCGGGCGAGGGAGGAGTACGGCCGTGTCGTGGCGGCCCTCCCCGCCGGCGCCGACCGCAAGGCCTTCGCCCTGGAAGCGGCCGGCGCCGAGCACCGGGGCGTCCTGTTCCTCCTTCACGACGGCCGCGACGACGCCGTCAGCGCCTGGGCGTGGAGGGAGGTCAAGCCGCGCGGCGACAGGCCCTTCCGGGACGCCGAGGACTGA